A section of the Nodosilinea sp. FACHB-141 genome encodes:
- a CDS encoding tetratricopeptide repeat protein, with protein MRHSAMWFWLIAATALVAAVQQPCLSAEAQNPHPVKADVTVAQQDRKAEADALLQQGIQQFEQSQVQAALQSWEAALALYREIEDPQGQAKVLGNLGNVYSSLSDYQRAIAYYEQALPLFQVLENQQGQARVLSNLGDVYWSLSDYRGAIAYHEQALPLFQAIEDRQGQAHALIGLGNAYSSLSDYRGAIAHYEEALPLFQAIEDRQGQAYALIGLGNAYSSLNNYRGAIAYYEQALPLFQNLEDRQGQANVLIGLGNAYNLLNDYRGAIAHYEQALPLYQALENRQGQADALNNLGSTYWSLSDYRRAISYHEQALPLFQILENRQGQASVLNNLGNVHWSLSNPRVAITYYEQALPLYQTIENRQGQANVLNNLGTAYGELDDYREAIAYLEQARPLFQALEDRPGQAGVLLNLGTAYGSLSDYREAIAYLEQALPLYQTIENRQGQAKVLVNLGIIYGELGDYREEIAHYEQALPLYQAIEDRQGQASTLMSLGNAYLSLSDYREAIAYYEQALPLHQAIENRQGQANVLVNLGSAYWSLSDYRGAIAYYEQALPLYQTIEDQQGQASTLMNLGNAYLSLSNYRGAIAYYEQALPLFQAIEDRSGESLLLSNFGALLAAQNQPELAIAFYKASVNLRESIRADLQELPETLQASYTESISEDYRELVRLLLEQDRVLEAQQVLELLRVQEIDEYLRDLRGNAQTAQGLDLWDAEQQLLSIYVEMVEAGQGFDAFLNRPEVQAFTQQLQRNARGQNLNPETLARLQTNLQQLDNAALLYPLILDDRLELVLVTPDGLERQTVPVDRVQLNQLIATFRTDITGRRPEVEQSAQQLYDLLIRPLEPYLTDTQTILYAADGQLRYIPLAALHDGEQWLVQRFGVNLITAASLTDWGRSQTTALSVLAGAFSEGYYQVKVGDELLDYNGLQYAGLEVERIATDIPATKAYFNQDFSRAAVEPELAEHSIVHFATHAEFVAGAPHESFILFGNGDRVTLPDIAEWSLPGVDLVVLSACQTAVSGELGQGEEILGFGYQIQRTGARAAIASLWSVNDGSTQVLMNALYVALQADYSPNAALRLAQQAMIEGDSSVLGVDIRADIDLVTNSSVSPNSESTKLSHPYYWAPFIVIGNGL; from the coding sequence ATGCGTCATTCCGCGATGTGGTTTTGGTTGATCGCTGCTACTGCGCTAGTTGCTGCTGTGCAACAGCCATGTTTATCGGCAGAGGCGCAAAATCCCCACCCGGTTAAGGCTGATGTAACTGTCGCTCAGCAGGATCGAAAAGCCGAGGCTGATGCCCTTCTCCAACAGGGCATTCAACAATTTGAGCAGAGCCAGGTTCAAGCCGCATTGCAGTCCTGGGAAGCTGCGCTAGCCCTCTACCGAGAAATCGAAGACCCTCAAGGGCAAGCGAAAGTGCTGGGTAATCTGGGCAATGTCTACAGTTCATTGAGTGACTATCAAAGGGCGATCGCCTACTACGAGCAAGCCCTACCGCTGTTCCAAGTCCTCGAAAACCAGCAGGGACAAGCCAGGGTGCTGAGCAATCTGGGTGATGTTTACTGGTCATTGAGCGACTATCGAGGGGCGATCGCCTACCACGAGCAAGCCCTGCCACTGTTCCAAGCCATCGAAGATCGGCAGGGGCAAGCCCATGCACTAATAGGTTTGGGTAATGCCTACAGTTCATTAAGCGACTATCGCGGGGCAATCGCCCACTACGAGGAAGCCCTACCACTGTTCCAAGCTATCGAAGATCGGCAGGGGCAAGCCTATGCACTAATAGGTTTGGGTAATGCCTACAGTTCATTAAACAACTATCGTGGGGCAATTGCCTACTACGAGCAAGCCCTGCCGCTGTTCCAAAACCTCGAAGACCGACAGGGGCAAGCCAATGTACTAATAGGTTTGGGTAATGCTTACAATTTATTAAACGACTATCGAGGAGCAATCGCTCACTACGAGCAAGCTCTGCCCTTGTACCAAGCTCTCGAGAACCGGCAGGGGCAAGCCGATGCGCTGAATAATTTAGGTAGCACCTATTGGTCATTGAGTGACTATCGAAGGGCGATTTCCTATCACGAGCAAGCTCTGCCCCTGTTCCAAATCCTCGAAAACCGGCAGGGGCAGGCTAGTGTTCTGAATAATTTGGGTAACGTCCACTGGTCGTTGAGCAATCCTCGAGTGGCAATCACCTACTACGAGCAAGCCCTGCCCTTGTACCAAACCATCGAAAACCGGCAGGGGCAAGCCAATGTGTTGAATAATTTGGGTACCGCCTACGGGGAATTAGACGATTACCGAGAGGCGATCGCCTACCTCGAGCAAGCCCGGCCTCTGTTCCAAGCTCTCGAAGACCGACCGGGGCAAGCCGGTGTGCTGCTTAATCTGGGTACCGCCTACGGGTCATTAAGCGACTATCGAGAGGCGATCGCCTACCTCGAGCAAGCCCTGCCCTTGTACCAAACCATCGAAAACCGGCAAGGACAAGCCAAAGTGCTGGTTAATCTGGGTATTATCTACGGGGAACTAGGCGATTACCGAGAGGAGATCGCCCACTACGAGCAAGCCCTGCCCTTGTATCAAGCTATCGAAGACCGGCAGGGGCAAGCCAGTACGCTAATGAGTCTTGGTAATGCCTATTTGTCATTGAGCGACTATCGAGAGGCGATTGCCTACTACGAGCAAGCCCTGCCCTTGCACCAAGCCATCGAAAACCGGCAGGGGCAAGCCAATGTGCTGGTTAATCTGGGTAGCGCCTATTGGTCATTGAGTGACTATCGAGGGGCGATTGCCTACTACGAGCAAGCCCTACCGCTATATCAAACTATCGAAGACCAACAGGGGCAAGCCAGTACGCTAATGAATTTGGGTAATGCCTATTTGTCATTGAGCAACTATCGGGGGGCGATTGCCTACTACGAGCAAGCCCTGCCTCTGTTCCAAGCCATTGAAGATCGTTCAGGAGAGAGTCTTTTACTGAGCAATTTTGGAGCATTGCTAGCTGCACAAAATCAGCCTGAGCTGGCGATCGCATTCTACAAAGCCTCCGTCAACCTCCGCGAAAGCATTCGTGCAGACCTCCAAGAGCTACCCGAAACCCTCCAGGCGTCTTACACCGAGTCTATTTCAGAGGACTACCGCGAACTGGTGCGGTTGCTGCTAGAGCAAGACCGCGTGCTAGAGGCCCAGCAGGTTTTAGAGCTGCTGCGCGTGCAAGAAATTGATGAGTACCTGCGCGACCTGCGGGGCAACGCCCAAACCGCCCAGGGTCTTGACCTGTGGGATGCAGAGCAGCAGCTCTTGTCTATCTATGTGGAGATGGTAGAGGCAGGGCAAGGTTTCGATGCCTTTCTCAATCGTCCTGAGGTGCAGGCCTTTACCCAACAGCTTCAGCGCAACGCGCGCGGGCAAAACCTCAACCCCGAAACCCTGGCCCGCCTGCAAACCAACCTTCAGCAGCTCGACAATGCCGCGCTGCTATATCCACTGATTCTGGATGACCGCCTAGAGCTGGTGCTCGTCACCCCCGACGGGCTAGAGCGCCAGACCGTGCCCGTCGATCGTGTGCAGCTCAACCAGCTCATTGCCACCTTTCGCACTGACATTACTGGCCGCAGGCCCGAGGTAGAGCAGTCGGCGCAGCAGCTCTACGACCTGCTAATTCGCCCGCTAGAGCCCTATCTCACCGATACCCAAACTATTCTCTACGCCGCCGATGGGCAGCTGCGCTACATTCCGTTGGCGGCGCTGCACGATGGCGAGCAGTGGCTAGTGCAGCGCTTTGGCGTCAATCTCATTACGGCGGCTTCGTTGACCGACTGGGGGCGATCGCAGACCACCGCTCTCTCCGTGCTGGCCGGGGCTTTTTCTGAAGGATACTACCAGGTCAAAGTGGGTGACGAACTGCTGGACTACAACGGCTTGCAGTATGCGGGCTTAGAAGTCGAGCGCATCGCCACCGATATTCCCGCCACCAAAGCCTATTTCAATCAAGACTTTAGCCGCGCCGCCGTGGAGCCTGAGCTGGCAGAGCACTCGATTGTTCACTTCGCCACCCATGCCGAGTTTGTTGCTGGGGCACCCCATGAGTCATTTATTTTGTTTGGCAACGGCGATCGCGTTACCCTGCCCGACATCGCCGAGTGGTCGCTACCGGGGGTAGATTTGGTGGTGCTGAGCGCCTGCCAAACGGCAGTCAGCGGCGAACTAGGACAGGGGGAAGAAATTCTCGGCTTTGGCTACCAGATTCAGCGCACGGGGGCGCGGGCGGCGATCGCCTCACTGTGGTCTGTTAATGACGGCAGCACCCAAGTGTTGATGAATGCGCTGTACGTCGCTCTGCAAGCTGACTATAGCCCCAACGCAGCCCTGCGTCTGGCCCAGCAGGCCATGATCGAAGGCGACTCATCGGTCTTAGGCGTAGATATTCGCGCCGATATTGACCTGGTGACCAATTCTTCAGTATCACCTAATTCAGAAAGCACCAAGCTTAGCCATCCCTACTACTGGGCTCCGTTTATTGTGATTGGCAACGGTTTGTAG
- a CDS encoding DUF1822 family protein — MSDALDPINFEFDPLRSTTVTLPSEAVTWAVQIAQRVPDSTQQWSTFLRAMALQGLQQWLESGAVDLALNYDRYQPPDLEIAGRVGNYRLCLVAQGSLSEEVITIPTATLDDASEFAHLYILAEVQEEVNQVTILAGLRRDRLLAQRRTLGLVSQPNGTYRIPIHCFNTTPEDLLLYLTCLNPAQISGPQVSGTETATAPLFTVPQTSPLPTQTRDSINVGRWLLNQLDAVADSLAWTLMPPLAPATALRSMRTPVEQLEDILRDLRPTGVTIPPNARGAYTDLQTMGLPFRLYALTWTLVEPHPPEWTLFLFLGPAPGEQLPPGTRLIMRDATAVLAEQTLAQGNKSGFLYAQAIGTWDEAFTATVELPNGNTLNWPPFVFQPEGADG; from the coding sequence ATGAGTGATGCCCTTGACCCAATCAATTTTGAGTTTGACCCGCTGCGGTCAACTACCGTCACCCTACCAAGTGAGGCCGTGACCTGGGCAGTGCAGATCGCGCAGCGGGTGCCCGATTCTACCCAGCAATGGTCTACCTTCTTGCGGGCCATGGCGCTGCAAGGGCTCCAGCAGTGGTTAGAGTCTGGGGCTGTCGATCTCGCCCTAAATTACGACCGTTACCAGCCACCTGACCTGGAGATTGCGGGCCGGGTGGGCAACTATCGCCTGTGTCTAGTAGCCCAAGGCAGCCTCAGCGAGGAGGTAATCACGATTCCCACCGCCACTTTGGATGATGCCAGTGAATTTGCCCACCTCTATATCTTGGCGGAGGTACAGGAAGAGGTAAACCAGGTGACAATTTTGGCCGGGCTGCGGCGCGATCGCCTGCTCGCCCAGCGACGAACTCTGGGCCTTGTCTCCCAGCCCAACGGCACCTACCGCATCCCCATCCACTGCTTCAACACTACCCCGGAAGATCTGCTGCTCTATCTCACCTGTCTCAACCCAGCCCAGATCAGTGGCCCGCAAGTCAGCGGCACAGAGACCGCTACCGCCCCCCTTTTCACCGTGCCCCAAACCAGCCCTCTGCCTACACAAACCCGTGACTCGATCAATGTCGGTCGCTGGCTACTCAACCAGCTCGACGCCGTAGCCGACAGCCTGGCCTGGACACTGATGCCGCCGCTGGCCCCTGCTACCGCATTGCGATCCATGAGAACTCCTGTGGAGCAACTCGAAGATATTCTGCGGGACTTGCGGCCCACAGGCGTTACTATTCCGCCTAATGCGCGTGGTGCCTACACCGACCTGCAAACCATGGGGCTGCCCTTCCGTCTCTATGCCTTGACCTGGACGTTAGTTGAGCCTCATCCCCCAGAATGGACGCTGTTTTTGTTCTTAGGCCCTGCCCCCGGCGAGCAGCTACCCCCTGGTACCCGTTTGATTATGCGTGACGCCACCGCCGTGCTGGCCGAGCAAACCTTAGCCCAGGGCAATAAAAGCGGCTTTCTCTACGCCCAAGCGATCGGCACTTGGGATGAAGCGTTTACCGCCACCGTTGAGCTGCCTAACGGCAACACCCTCAACTGGCCCCCGTTTGTGTTTCAGCCAGAAGGGGCAGATGGGTAG
- a CDS encoding CHASE2 domain-containing protein, whose product MSYRLTVHKIDQSCLFELAWGQGQRLTASLAFPAQLFDLYESWRRAYLGYYKQSLRGRAGAMGQVAVLEVDWHSQLVQAEARLLSEFHTWLKHGDLFDLREKLRRTAQSKGKGQALFLTCTPLELARLPWETWEFGPQMQIVRSPATIRSATGDRNEFRRGKARVLAILGDETGLNFSAERSALNAQKPLMDIHYVGWQPGENAVDLKQRICQTIADPQGWDVLFFAGHSNEEALLDGQVFIAPNTAISIKELSPYLQQAEQRGLQCALFNSCSGLDIAQGLVNLGLSQVVIMREPIHNEVAQAFLVQLVQRLARYENVQEAVKGTCEFLKLTKHLTYPSAYLLPSLFYHPQAVPYQLQPAGWRAIRRRWRPTQREAIALGALALLSLLPLHQQWLLDQRVAMQARYRDITGQVTDGATPPVVLVQVDQATFVQQGISDFKPIDRALLADIITRLNELNAPVIGIDYLLDLAQADYDATLNQALGAAMANQVWPVFITTQNPGGDWAELYFQVADPYRVLHGDAWVPQWHILPLRASPDYRAPFSYQLALAHRLSQQWSETGTEGRSRPNLPQPGLPGPPLEAQVQAYLREHNDVTPSSWVKLHPITHMSYRFRQRWLQPLLDFSIPPEQVYRSVSAAALLADPEGEVTQLDGVRLEEAVVIVAAGGYYAAGVAADGDDNLPMPPALGYWFGQQGDNRIDLTGGEAHAYMTHHFLTDRLVVPIPDLWLILAAALGGKALVLYLSDRPKLGRSSLGAALGTATAGYGWLSLQLYIGGAVLLPWLLPSLMVWSYALPHFKEANREQ is encoded by the coding sequence ATGTCCTACCGCCTCACGGTTCATAAAATCGACCAGAGCTGCCTGTTTGAGCTGGCCTGGGGTCAGGGGCAGCGGCTGACGGCCAGTCTGGCGTTTCCGGCTCAGCTCTTTGATCTGTACGAGAGCTGGCGACGGGCCTATCTGGGCTACTACAAACAGTCGCTGCGGGGGCGGGCTGGAGCTATGGGTCAGGTCGCTGTGTTAGAGGTCGATTGGCACAGCCAGCTGGTGCAAGCCGAGGCGCGGCTGCTGTCGGAGTTTCACACCTGGCTCAAGCACGGCGACCTGTTTGACCTGCGGGAAAAGTTGCGGCGAACGGCCCAGAGTAAGGGCAAAGGCCAGGCGCTATTTTTGACCTGCACGCCGCTGGAGCTGGCCCGGCTACCCTGGGAAACCTGGGAGTTTGGTCCCCAGATGCAAATCGTGCGATCGCCCGCCACCATTCGCTCTGCTACGGGCGATCGCAATGAGTTTCGCCGAGGCAAAGCCCGAGTGCTGGCTATTTTAGGAGATGAAACCGGGCTGAATTTTTCCGCAGAGCGCAGCGCCCTCAATGCCCAAAAGCCTTTGATGGACATTCACTACGTGGGTTGGCAGCCGGGCGAAAATGCCGTCGACCTAAAGCAGCGCATTTGCCAAACCATTGCCGACCCCCAGGGCTGGGACGTGCTGTTTTTCGCCGGACACAGTAACGAGGAGGCGCTGCTGGATGGGCAAGTTTTCATTGCTCCCAACACCGCCATTTCGATTAAGGAGCTTAGCCCTTATCTACAACAGGCCGAGCAGCGGGGGCTGCAATGTGCCTTATTCAACTCGTGTAGCGGCTTGGATATTGCCCAGGGGCTAGTCAATCTCGGCCTCAGCCAAGTAGTGATTATGCGCGAGCCCATTCACAATGAGGTGGCCCAGGCGTTTCTGGTGCAGCTGGTGCAGCGCTTGGCCCGCTACGAAAATGTGCAGGAAGCGGTGAAAGGAACCTGTGAGTTTCTCAAGCTGACCAAGCACCTCACTTACCCCTCGGCCTACCTGTTGCCCTCGCTATTTTATCATCCCCAGGCGGTGCCCTACCAGCTTCAGCCGGCGGGGTGGCGCGCGATTCGGCGACGATGGCGACCTACGCAACGGGAAGCGATCGCCCTCGGAGCGTTAGCCTTACTTAGCTTGCTGCCCCTACATCAGCAGTGGCTGCTTGATCAGCGGGTAGCCATGCAAGCTAGATATCGAGACATCACCGGCCAGGTGACCGATGGTGCTACCCCGCCCGTAGTGCTGGTGCAGGTCGATCAGGCTACCTTTGTGCAGCAAGGCATCAGCGACTTTAAGCCCATCGATCGCGCTCTGCTGGCTGATATCATTACCCGCTTAAACGAACTCAATGCCCCAGTCATAGGCATCGACTACCTGCTCGACCTGGCCCAGGCCGATTACGACGCCACCCTCAACCAGGCACTGGGGGCAGCTATGGCCAACCAGGTTTGGCCCGTTTTTATCACAACCCAAAACCCTGGTGGTGATTGGGCTGAGCTGTACTTCCAGGTGGCTGACCCCTACCGGGTGCTGCACGGCGATGCTTGGGTGCCCCAGTGGCACATTCTGCCGTTGCGAGCTTCGCCTGACTATCGCGCCCCCTTTAGCTACCAGCTAGCTTTGGCCCACCGGTTGAGTCAGCAATGGTCGGAGACCGGCACTGAAGGGCGATCGCGCCCCAACCTTCCCCAGCCCGGACTCCCTGGCCCCCCGCTCGAAGCTCAGGTGCAGGCCTACCTGAGAGAGCACAACGATGTCACTCCATCCTCCTGGGTCAAACTGCACCCCATTACGCACATGTCCTATCGGTTCAGGCAGCGCTGGTTGCAACCCCTGCTCGATTTTTCGATTCCCCCTGAGCAGGTCTACAGGTCAGTTTCCGCCGCCGCGCTGCTGGCCGACCCAGAGGGTGAGGTGACACAACTCGATGGTGTTCGCCTAGAGGAAGCCGTGGTGATTGTGGCGGCGGGGGGCTACTACGCTGCCGGGGTTGCCGCCGACGGCGATGACAACCTGCCGATGCCCCCGGCCCTTGGCTATTGGTTTGGGCAGCAGGGCGACAATCGCATCGACCTAACCGGCGGCGAAGCCCATGCCTACATGACCCACCACTTTTTGACTGACCGGCTGGTGGTGCCCATCCCCGACCTGTGGCTGATTTTGGCCGCAGCCCTGGGGGGCAAGGCCCTGGTTCTGTATCTCAGCGATCGCCCTAAACTCGGGCGATCCAGTCTGGGGGCTGCCCTGGGCACAGCCACGGCAGGCTATGGCTGGCTGAGTCTACAGCTTTACATCGGCGGAGCGGTGCTGTTGCCCTGGCTGCTGCCGTCGCTGATGGTTTGGAGTTACGCACTACCGCATTTTAAGGAGGCTAACCGTGAGCAATAA
- a CDS encoding filamentous hemagglutinin N-terminal domain-containing protein — MAIFPALSKTLLTRSLPLTTTLVLLSITGAPPAQAQVTPDVTLGNESSTVTPNVPVRGSEADLIEGGALRGSNLFHSFLEFNVDAGQRLYFANPVGVESILSRITGGNPSAIFGTLGVDGAADLFLINPNGLVFGETATLDIQGSFYASTAEAIPLGDGVYSATAPEQSSLLTVNPSALFSNYLSESSGNIESRAPLAAGENLTLAANQLDLQRQVAAGGDLTLLGNTVQIRDAVDAPFVGFAGGDLLVQGNEQVDIVALSHPDSGLYSYGNMVLRSQNPVGGDAHYWSGSNFTVETLNGSGGSLYSPIDPVIRTFGNVFIETYVGSSLHILAGGNVTLGTVAITAPDPGNLGIDFLQETVTLSDGTVVQVDGGAQPTLDVRSGVRPEILGTPPLDILTGFDQSTDRIFGEQFVTNFPSSADINIGDVLITAPNSLVLLTNQYQFNTDLAKGSITVTGEGILGRGIDVSNPIGQGGLVYFDARADVSLINSFINTTSIENGGNVVINAGNNARFDGANGNRLTGIFANLNVGGKGAGGNILINADNLEVLNGARINALVLGAGRGGNVLFDIRDTAQFIGANPFNGRASGALSSIEAGGQGQGGSVQISARNLEVLDGAQLFASTLGLGDAGNVVLKIEELARFSGFNAFNSRPSGVFSRIEPDGEGQGGNVQISARNLEVRDGAQLSAGTFGLGNAGNVILDVEELVQFVGVNPLNNNPSGAFSSIELDAKGQGGNVQISARNLEVLDGARLFAGSLGLGDAGDVILEIEELAQLSGSNPLNSISSRVDSSVGSSGEGQGGNVQISARNLEVLNGAQLFAGSLGLGDAGDVILEIEELAQFNGSNSLNGRPSGAFSSIEIDGEGQGGNVQISARNLEVLNGAQLSAGAFGPGDAGSVILKIEELAQFNGSNSLNGRPSGAFSSIELDGEGQGGNVQISARNLEVLNGALLSTATLGLGDAGSVILNIEELARFAGFDPVDGSSGGVFSSVQVTGEGKGGNVKISARNLEVLSGTQLVTGTLGLGDAGNVILEIEELALFVGSNPSIEEPVVYSAVLSLVGKAKAAI, encoded by the coding sequence ATGGCTATTTTTCCTGCTTTGAGCAAAACCTTGCTGACAAGGTCACTCCCGCTGACTACGACCCTGGTTTTGCTCTCAATAACAGGAGCACCGCCAGCCCAGGCGCAAGTTACGCCCGATGTCACCCTGGGTAATGAGTCTTCTACCGTGACCCCTAATGTGCCGGTGCGCGGCAGCGAAGCTGACCTGATTGAAGGCGGTGCCCTGCGCGGCAGCAACCTGTTCCACAGTTTTCTAGAGTTCAACGTCGATGCCGGGCAGCGGCTTTACTTCGCTAACCCAGTAGGGGTCGAGTCCATTCTCAGCCGCATTACTGGGGGCAACCCCTCGGCCATTTTTGGCACCCTGGGGGTCGATGGCGCGGCAGATTTATTTTTGATCAACCCCAACGGGCTGGTGTTCGGCGAAACCGCCACCCTCGATATCCAAGGTTCGTTCTACGCCAGCACTGCCGAGGCCATTCCTTTGGGCGACGGGGTCTACAGCGCCACGGCCCCAGAGCAGAGCAGCCTGCTGACGGTGAACCCCAGCGCTCTATTTAGCAACTATTTAAGCGAGTCGTCTGGCAATATCGAAAGCCGAGCACCGCTGGCTGCAGGCGAAAACCTCACCCTGGCCGCCAACCAACTTGACTTGCAGCGGCAGGTAGCAGCAGGAGGCGATTTAACCCTGCTAGGCAATACCGTGCAGATTCGCGATGCGGTAGATGCGCCGTTTGTGGGGTTTGCCGGGGGCGATCTGCTGGTGCAGGGCAATGAGCAGGTGGATATTGTGGCCCTCAGCCACCCCGACAGCGGACTGTATAGCTATGGCAATATGGTGCTGCGATCGCAAAACCCCGTCGGCGGCGACGCCCACTACTGGAGCGGCAGCAACTTCACCGTAGAAACCCTCAACGGCAGCGGTGGCAGCCTCTACAGCCCCATCGACCCAGTTATCCGCACCTTTGGCAATGTCTTTATTGAGACCTACGTGGGCAGTTCACTGCACATTTTGGCTGGGGGTAACGTTACTCTTGGCACTGTCGCAATCACGGCTCCTGATCCAGGGAATTTGGGAATTGATTTTTTGCAAGAGACCGTTACGCTCTCAGATGGCACAGTAGTCCAAGTTGATGGCGGTGCTCAGCCTACATTAGACGTGCGATCTGGGGTACGCCCAGAAATACTCGGGACACCGCCCTTGGATATATTGACAGGTTTTGATCAATCTACTGACAGAATCTTTGGCGAACAATTCGTCACAAATTTTCCTTCAAGTGCAGACATCAATATTGGTGATGTTTTGATTACAGCACCAAACAGTTTGGTACTGCTAACAAACCAATACCAATTCAACACGGACTTGGCTAAAGGCAGCATCACAGTCACAGGTGAGGGAATTTTGGGCCGTGGCATTGATGTCAGCAATCCTATCGGGCAGGGGGGGTTAGTATATTTTGATGCTCGCGCAGATGTTTCTTTAATTAATAGTTTTATTAATACTACCTCTATAGAAAACGGAGGGAATGTGGTGATTAATGCTGGTAATAATGCTCGTTTTGATGGTGCCAACGGCAACCGTCTTACAGGGATATTTGCTAACCTCAATGTAGGAGGGAAAGGCGCTGGCGGTAACATTCTCATCAATGCGGATAATCTAGAAGTTTTGAATGGTGCACGAATAAATGCGCTAGTTTTGGGTGCAGGGCGAGGGGGTAACGTTTTATTTGATATTCGTGACACTGCCCAGTTTATTGGTGCTAACCCCTTTAACGGCAGAGCTAGCGGCGCATTAAGCAGTATTGAAGCTGGGGGGCAGGGTCAAGGCGGCAGTGTGCAGATCAGCGCTCGTAACCTCGAAGTGCTTGATGGAGCACAGTTGTTTGCCAGCACCTTAGGGCTAGGCGATGCAGGCAACGTAGTTTTAAAGATTGAGGAACTGGCTCGGTTTTCTGGATTCAATGCCTTTAATAGCAGACCTAGTGGTGTATTTAGCCGTATTGAACCTGACGGGGAAGGTCAGGGTGGCAATGTGCAGATCAGCGCTCGCAACCTTGAAGTTCGTGACGGGGCGCAGTTAAGTGCCGGTACTTTTGGATTGGGAAATGCAGGTAACGTAATTTTGGATGTTGAGGAGCTGGTTCAGTTTGTTGGTGTTAACCCCCTTAATAACAACCCTAGCGGCGCATTTAGCAGTATTGAGCTTGATGCAAAAGGCCAAGGGGGCAACGTGCAGATTAGCGCTCGTAACCTTGAAGTTCTTGATGGGGCACGGTTGTTTGCCGGTAGTTTGGGGCTAGGAGATGCAGGCGATGTGATTTTGGAGATTGAGGAGCTGGCTCAGCTTAGTGGTTCTAACCCCCTCAATAGTATTTCTAGTCGCGTTGATAGCAGTGTTGGATCTAGCGGAGAAGGCCAAGGTGGCAATGTGCAAATTAGCGCTCGCAACCTCGAAGTCCTTAACGGGGCGCAGTTATTTGCTGGTAGTTTAGGGCTGGGTGATGCAGGCGATGTGATTTTAGAGATTGAAGAACTGGCTCAGTTTAATGGTTCTAATTCTCTCAATGGCAGACCTAGCGGCGCATTTAGCAGTATTGAGATTGATGGAGAAGGCCAAGGTGGCAATGTGCAAATTAGCGCCCGCAATCTCGAAGTCCTTAATGGAGCGCAGCTAAGTGCAGGTGCTTTTGGGCCGGGGGATGCAGGTAGCGTCATCCTCAAAATTGAAGAACTGGCTCAGTTTAATGGTTCTAATTCTCTCAATGGCAGACCTAGCGGTGCATTTAGCAGTATTGAGCTTGATGGGGAAGGCCAAGGCGGCAATGTGCAAATTAGCGCCCGCAATCTCGAAGTCCTTAATGGGGCATTGTTAAGTACTGCAACATTAGGGTTAGGAGATGCAGGCAGCGTGATTTTGAATATCGAGGAGCTAGCCAGGTTTGCTGGCTTTGACCCTGTTGACGGTAGCTCGGGGGGCGTTTTTAGCAGTGTTCAAGTTACTGGAGAAGGTAAGGGTGGTAATGTGAAAATTAGTGCCCGTAATCTCGAAGTTCTCAGTGGAACACAATTAGTCACTGGTACTTTGGGGCTAGGAGATGCAGGCAATGTGATCCTAGAGATTGAGGAATTAGCTCTGTTTGTCGGTTCCAACCCCTCAATAGAAGAACCAGTGGTGTATTCAGCAGTGTTGAGCCTAGTGGGCAAGGCCAAGGCGGCAATATAG
- a CDS encoding S-layer family protein gives MGGQVNIQAGRVILRNDGDIQTFVGRGDGGGGNITIASNFLIALEDSDILAFSSDGRGGIIDLSRTTFFGQNPSISVSNLSLNELLDLDGNDRVDINATGGIESGQIFVGNATFVENSLTALTDALVDTSALTAGSCIARSQDSLGSFVVTGGDGLPSTPGDGGISAYPTGTVRALDEPTATSIQEPDGVYQLPDGRLVLGRACDQGTTLARPSS, from the coding sequence TTGGGAGGACAAGTAAATATTCAGGCAGGCCGGGTCATTCTTAGGAATGATGGAGATATTCAAACTTTTGTGGGTCGAGGTGATGGGGGTGGCGGCAACATTACGATCGCATCCAATTTCCTCATCGCTCTCGAAGACAGCGATATTCTGGCCTTTTCTTCCGATGGTCGCGGCGGCATCATTGACCTCAGCCGCACCACCTTTTTTGGGCAAAATCCCAGCATTTCTGTAAGCAACCTAAGCCTAAACGAGCTGCTAGATTTAGACGGCAACGATCGCGTCGATATCAACGCCACCGGCGGCATCGAGTCGGGGCAAATCTTTGTAGGCAACGCCACCTTTGTCGAAAACAGCCTGACGGCCCTGACCGACGCCCTTGTTGACACCAGTGCCCTCACCGCTGGGAGCTGCATTGCCCGCAGCCAGGACAGCTTAGGCTCCTTCGTGGTTACCGGGGGTGACGGGTTGCCCTCTACCCCTGGCGATGGGGGCATCTCAGCCTATCCTACCGGCACGGTGCGTGCCCTAGACGAGCCTACGGCCACCAGCATTCAAGAGCCCGATGGCGTGTACCAACTCCCCGACGGTCGCCTGGTGCTGGGCCGGGCCTGCGACCAGGGCACTACTCTTGCTCGGCCAAGTAGCTGA